One Cricetulus griseus strain 17A/GY chromosome 5, alternate assembly CriGri-PICRH-1.0, whole genome shotgun sequence genomic window carries:
- the Cdc34 gene encoding ubiquitin-conjugating enzyme E2 R1 isoform X7, with translation MARPLVPSSQKALLLELKGLQEEPVEGFRVTLVDEGDLYNWEVAIFGPPNTYYEGGYFKARLKFPIDYPYSPPAFRFLTKMWHPNIYETGDVCISILHPPVDDPQSGELPSERWNPTQNVRTILLSVISLLNEPNTFSPANVDASVMYRKWKESKGKDREYTDIIRRSWGPRWTQSVMA, from the exons ATGGCCCGGCCACTAGTGCCCAGCTCGCAGAAGGCGCTGCTGCTGGAACTGAAGGGGCTGCAGGAGGAACCGGTGGAGGGCTTCCGGGTGACGCTGGTGGACGAGGGCGACCTGTACAACTGGGAGGTGGCCATCTTCGGGCCCCCCAACACCTACTACGAGGGAGGCTACTTCAAG GCTCGCCTCAAGTTCCCCATCGACTACCCATATTCCCCACCAGCCTTCCGGTTCCTCACCAAGATGTGGCACCCAAACATCTATGAG ACAGGGGACGTGTGCATCTCCATCCTCCATCCCCCAGTTGACGACCCACAGAGTGGGGAGCTGCCCTCAGAGCGGTGGAACCCCACGCAGAATGTCAG GACCATCCTCCTGAGTGTGATCTCCCTGCTGAATGAGCCCAACACCTTCTCGCCCGCCAATGTGGACGCCTCAGTGATGTACAGAAAGTGGAAGGAGAGCAAGGGGAAGGACCGCGAGTACACAGACATCATCCG